GGATGTGCCAAGTTTCAAAAAAGGTGGCTCGATAGTACGAAATAGCTATTTTTGGGCATTGCGTTCGATTGCGGGTCAAGCATCGCGGTATCGTGATTGGGAATACGAATCCGAGGTTTGGCTCGCACTTTGTCGTATGCTATTATCTTTCTCAGAATCGGGTTATCTTGGCTTGAAAGAAACAACTTTGGAGTTTCCTGCGTCACAAGGTGAAATTCCGCAAGTTCTGCGACCGATTGCGACTTGGGAAGCAGAACAATGAGTAATATTGTACTGAGTGAGCAACTCTAGTCTTGACAGCGTAGAATTACAACAAAAGTTATTAAGGCTTGACTTAGCTACCGCATCTACTGTGTCCAAAGGTAGAAAATATAGTCAGATTTTTGTGTAAGCATCTAACTAGTGCTGAATCAATAAGATTTGTGTTTAGGTATGAAGGGCAAACAAGGCAGGCTTCTCAGTTGACAACTTGTGCATTAGTATATAGGTCTGCTTTCGGCTGAGTGTCTTTATATAACTCAGTGTTTCTACTTAAGATCTTTACTCTGCATGGATTTTAATAAAGTTTTTAAGAATCCAGGCGATCGCACATAGACAAACATAGTAGATATACGTATATTTTTATACATTATATTCCCACCAATATTATTGTTATGCCTATTTTAGAAATTCAACGCGCTGAAAAGATTCATGATTATATTCAGAAACTAGAAAAACTAACAAATATACCGCTGAGAAGTTCTCCAATTATTCTCAGTTCACCCCGTCAACAAGTTTCTTTAGAACTTCCTCTTGAAGAAATTAAGCAATCGTATGAATATGTTGAGCAAATATACGAAGATATTGGCGAACACGAATTAGTTTTTAAAGCAATTAAAACCGGATGGGAGTATCTTAATTCAGGGTACAAAATTGTCCCGACAAGTAAAGAAGAGTATTTTAGACAAATTAATGAAGCTTATGTTTTTCAGGCTGCTAGAGAACGCGGTTATACCGTTGATGAGAACTATTTCAAAGAACATAAATTCTGTTACGGGCAGTATGAAACATACTATGCTGTTCATGAAATAATGCAGCGTAATGCTTTTGATTTTTTATTAAGTAAATCTTATTCGCCAAGTTTTATACATACTTATGCAAACTGGTATAAATGCATTAAGTTAATTTCTACACAATTTATTATTCCAACGACAACTATAGAGAAGAAAATCCCGCATATACTCGATCAACTATGGATTATTTCACATAATATTAATCAACTCAGGTTATTAGGAATAGAAATTGTTGGTGAAGGTAAATTCTTAAGTAGAAATCAGCCAAGAACATCAGTAAACAATGAATTTCTGAATCAATTAGGATATGAAATTTATCAAGTGGCTAGTTGGTGGTGTCGTGTAGATCCTTATCGAGTCATTTGTGAGTTTCTCAAAGCATCAGGTATTTTCCCAGATGCTACTAAGTATCTCATCGGTGCAGAACTTAATACTATTGACGAATATGTATGCGGAATTTGTCATGCACCAATGGTTCGGTGGGGTTGGGATTGGATTCAACGCTATCAAATCGGTAATTCTACTGTATTAGCGCACAAAGATTGTGTCATGCGCAAGCAACACAGTGGCAGATACTAATTTAGTAGAATGACTCAAATTTCAATGACTGAGTGTTAATATCAATTCTGATTAAAACTGTGTGTAGAATCTACGGGATGGGAGGAAATGCGATCGCCCCAACAACACTTTAGCGAGCTAGAGGCAATTCTGAAACGCTACGCCGAAGCTTTAGAAGTAGAAATCCGCACCTTACAACAGTCTGACGAAACTGCTCAATGGTCAAGTGCTTGGAAGCAAGTTTATAATTGGAACTTTGCTAAAGCGTTTGCACGGCAAAAAGTATTTCGCAACTGGGCTGCGGATGCTGCTGCGTGGAAACTTCTACCTCAAAGAAACTATCCGAATCAGGGTAATCGTCAAGTAGATTTTGGCGATTAGAAGTTACGAGCGATCGCAAATATACTAGCACCTAATAACGCACCAGCAGGAACCGTAATCAACCATGCGATAACGATTCCTTGCACAGTATTAAATTGAATTGACTTATTACCTTGAACTAAGCCAATTCCAACGACACCACCAACAAGCGCATGGGAAGTAGAAACCGGAATGCCAAAACGCGAAGCGAGTAAAATCGTTGTTGCTGTCGCAAGTTCAGCACAAAAACCAGCACTCGGTTGCAGCGGGATGATTCCCTCTCCTATTGTCCCAATCACTTTTTTCCCCCAAATGGCTAAACCTGTAACAATTCCTGCACCACCTAAAACTAAAATCCACAAAGGAATTATCATGTCATTGATGGGAACTGTACCCGTCAGACTAATGTAGTTAATGGCTGCTAAAGGTGCGATCGCATTCCCGACATCGTTAGAACCATGCGCAAACGCAACAAAACACGCACTTAGTAGCTGAAATTTTGCCAGTTGTTTTTCAACAATATTTTGTGTAGGCGAAAGAGATTTCCGCACAATATTTTGATCCAATTGCCGCCAACTCACTATTGTTAGCGAAGCTGCGGCGATCGCACCAATTCCAATCGGTAAATCGTGTTTGGGAATGTTCCAATGCAGTTGTTCGTAAAAAAATGTATTGATTGGTTGACTTAGTTTAGGAAGCACAATGATGCCAAACACACTCAGAAGTGTAACACTCAGCCAAGGAATCCACTCATTTAACTGCTGTATCGAGTCTTGGCGATCAAGAATCGAGTGTTTGATAACGCGATAAAACAACGCAGCGATCGCACCACTCACAAGCGGAGTGACGACCCAAGCTAAAGAAATTGTCCCAATTAATGACCAATCAATTGCTTGAACGCCAGCAGCAACCCAACTAAAACCAGCGATCGCCCCGACAACTGCATGAGAAGAAGAAACAGGAAAGCCTCTTGATGTCGCGATTTGCAACCATAAACCAGCCGCTAGTAATACAGAAAACATTCCTATTAACAAAACTTGCGGTTCTGCGGCAAATAATTCCGGATTGACGATTTGTGTTGCTAAAGTTTCTGATACTTCATGACCGAACAAGACAGCACCAGTAAATTCTAAAACTCCAGCGATAATTAAAGCTTGGCGGAGGGTGACAGCTTTTGATCCTACAGAAGTTCCCATCGCATTAGCGACATCGTTTGCCCCCAAATTCCAAGCAACATAAAATGCGAGTAAAGCGGTTAATCCTAACTGCAACATTAATTACAACTCAGTTTTACTATCTCGGTTATTCATCTTTGCTTTCGCCAACGCGGATTGATAAACTCACTTAAACCTTCACCCAGTAACGATAGCCCAACAACGAGTAACGTTAACGCCATTCCTGGGAAAAATGCTGTCCACCAAATGCCTGTTGGTAGTGCTTGCAGCGCTTGACGAAGATCGTGTCCCCATTCAGGAACGCGTGGCGGTAAACCTTGTCCGAGAAAGCCTAAACTTCCCAGCGTTAAGATCGCATCCGCAGCATTCAGCGTAAATAATACAGGTACACTTTGAATCACATTTAGAAATAAGTATCGCGAAATGACTCGCCAAGTTGATGCTCCCATAGCCTGGGCAGCTTCGACAAATAATTCGGTTTTGACACTCACCGTATGGTTGCGAACGACACGATAATACTGCGGTATGTAGGAAATGCTGATTGCGATCGCTGCATTTAATATACCTCTTCCTACAACAAACGCGAGTGTAATCGATAGTAGCAACCCAGGCAAAGTATAAATTGTATCCATCAGAAATAGTAATACGCGATCCAAGCTACCGCCTAGATACCCGCTGACAAGTCCTAATGGCACGCCGATTACTAGGCTCAATACTGTAGCCAGAACAACAACTTGCAACGCCACTTGCGTACCGTACAGCGTGCGCGAAAAGACATCGTAACCTTCACGATTCGTGCCAAACCAGTACTGTGCTGAAGGTGGTACGTGACTAGGATTATTGAGTGATTCGAGGGGATTTTGAATCCATCCCCAAGCTTGAAATACAGGAGCTAAGATAGCAATCAGCACAAAAATCAGAGTAATAATGAACCCGATACGCATCAGTTGCATCGAGACGCTGGAACTACCAGACACTCTAAAAAGTAGCGGAAGTTGGCGTTTAGTTACGGTCATCAGTATTCGTTCGACAAGCAGGATCTGCTGACCATTTTTACAGAATTGCCTGAGTTTTTGACCAGTGTCGCCGCACGCGTAACGATATCAAATATTAAAGAAACCCACGCCGGTGGGTTTTGTTTGTGTCGCCGCGAATTCCTTCGCTCCTCCATGAGCGATTGAAATCGCCGCTGCAAAAACAAAGTCCGCCTGCGCGGACTATTAGCAATGATGTTGATGAGCAAAATTACAAATTGGCTTCAATCAACTGGCGGTAGTAACTTTTTTGTTTGATGCCTTTAACTTCCATTAAGAGTTCTTGATTTTTGAACAGTTGAATGGTGGGTGTGCCTGTGACACCGGCAGTTTCTGCGATTTCACGCTCTTTGTCAATGTCAATTTCTACAAAGTGAATTTTGCCATCAAACTCATCTACTACTTTGTTCAAAATTGGTTTTAATGTATGACAAGGACCACATCCTGGTGCAACATATTTGACTATGATTAAGCGATCGCTCTCGTGGAACAATTTCCGTAAAGCATAACCGCCTTCATGACGCGTTGCACTCACATCAAATTCGCCATTTTGTTCTGTCTTGACTGCTTCGTGAACTAACTCATTATCTAAGTGTAAATTCTCTCCAGCTTGATGGAATTCTTGAATTAAACCGTTAGAAGATAACCAGCGTTCGGCTAACATGGCTGCCATACAACCTGAACCTGCCGCCGTAACGGCTTGACGATACTCGTGGTCTTGCACATCACCTGCTGCAAAGACACCTTCAACGCTCGTTTCTGGCGAACCTGGCTTTGTGACAACGTAGCCAATATCATCGAGTTCGATTTGTCCTTGAAAGAGTGATGTATTTGGTTTATGACCGATCGCATAAAATAGCCCCTTGGCATGAATTTTGCTTTCTTCGCCAGTTTGCGTATTCCGAACTTTGACTCCTTCCATGTGGTTATCATTCCCAAACACATCGATTGGTTCGGTATTCCAATGGACTTGAATCTTGGGGTTACTCAAAACGCGGTCTTGCATCGCTTTACTGGCACGCATTTTGTCACTGCGGACAAGCATATGTACTTGCGATCCATACTTGGTGAGATAAATCGATTCTTCAGCTGCGGAATCTCCACCACCCACAACCGCGAGTTCAGCACCATGAAAAATCGGTGTTGCACCATCGCAGATTGCACACGCTGAAATTCCGCGACTCCAAAACTTGCCTTCACACGGCAATCCTAACCGCTTTGCTGTCGCACCCGTGGCAATAATCACGCTATGCGTTTTAAACTCGCGCTCTTCTGAACGTACCGTAAACGGACGCTGGCTTAAATCAACATAAGTGACATCTTCAGTATATAATTCAGCCCCCCAGCGTTCGGCTTGCGCTTTCATCCGATCCATTAAATTTGGTCCGGTAATTCCTTCGGGAAAGCCTGGAAAATTCTCTACTTCTGTCGTCGTCATTAGCTGTCCACCTGGCAAACCCCCAGCTTGAAAGCCTTCAAATACAATCGGTTTGAGGTTAGCTCGTGCAGCATAAATTGCGGCGGTATACCCAGCTGGACCAGAACCAATGATTACTAAGTTCTCTACTGTTGGATTTGTCATGGACGCTTATATAAACTCATAATGACTACGCTTAGCTTAGTATAACAAAAAGTTACATAGAGGGCTAGTCGTATCGTTGCGGATTTTAAATCGAGATTGAGGTTAAAGGATATTTTGTAAATCCAAAACAAACCCTGGTAGCACGTCTTCACCCGATAAGCTGACAGGTGAGTTTAATAATTCTACTGGCTGTCCTTGACGATAGATTTCCACACACTGGTTTTTCGGGTCGATTAACCATGCTAAGCGTACGCCGTTGTCGCAGTATTCTTGCATTTTCGCCTGGGTTGCTTCTATATTGTCACTTGCAGACATCAACTCCACCACAAAATCAGAAGCTAAAGGTAAGAATTTATCAGGATCTGGGTTGAGAACATCGATTCTTTCTTGTTTTACCCATGCTGCATCAGGAGAACGAATTGCTTCATTAGGTAATTCGAAACCAGTAGAAGAATCAAATGCTACTCCAGTTTGCTTGCGCTCAGCCCAAATTGCTAATTGTTTTATCAGTTGAGTGTTCTTCTTTCCCGTTCCCCAGCCAGTTGGTGGTGTCATCACAATTTCCCCAGTCGCGGTGCGTTCTAATTTGAGATCTGGGTTGGTTTGACAAAGTTGATAAAACTGCTCATCCGTTAAGTCAACAACCGAATGTAGATTCAGAGTAATAGCAGTCATTGGTGCGACTCTCCAATCAATGCACATATAAATATTGTGTGCCACTATCAACTACAACACATTGCACTAAACGGATGCGATCGCACTTCAGTTACTCTACATATCCACCCTTTGCATCAGAAATACAGCCGTGCGTTTGCAAGATTTTTATCATATCTGGGCATATTAGCAATTGAGGTAAGCAGGAGGAATTGCAGGATATGAATCAAGTTTTGACTGAGATTAGTGAGAAAATTCGGCAGCAGTTTGATACTGGACCATACCCCAGAATTCCGCTGGAGAAGTCACCGAAGAATGATGCGATCGCGCTGTATATTCATAGCTTGGTGAATGCGTATTATTTGAGAAATCAGAAAGTTATTAGTACCGAAGATAAGTTAATTCTTGATGCAGGGTGTGGCTCAGGGTATAAATCACTGATTTTAGCCGAAGCGAATCCAGGTGCAAAGATTGTTGGCGTAGACATTTCTGCAAACTCGATTGAACTTGCGAAACAACGGTTGCAATATCACGGTTTTGACAATGCACAATTTCATTTGTGTGGTATTGAAGACTTACCCAGTTTAGGTTTGCAGTTTGACTATATTAATTGTGATGATGTGTTGTATTTGCTAAGTGAACCAGCGGTTGGTTTACAGGCGATGAAGTCGGTTCTCAAACCGGATGGAATTATTCGCGCTAATCTACATAGTTCACTGCAACGCACTTACTACTACCGCGCCCAAGAAGTTTTCAAGATGATGGGGTTGATGGATGACAACCCTGAAGACTTAGAGATTGACTTGGTGCGCGACACGATGAATGCTTTGAAAGATCAAGTAAAACTCAAAGCATATACGTGGAGTTCGGCGTTAGAAGCTGATCCAGAGCGCATTCTCATGAATCTTTTGTTCCAGGGAGATAAGGGCTATACAATTCCCGAAACATTTGCAGCAATTCATAAAGCTGAGCTTGAGTTTATCAGCATGGTCAATTGGCGACAATGGAACTTGATGGAATTATTCAAGGAACCGGATGATTTACCAGTATTTCTAGCAATGAGTTTACCGGAAATTAGTATCGAAGAACAATTGACTTTATTTGAATTGTTGCATCCGGTGCATCGGTTATTAGATTTTTGGTGTGGTCATCCGCAGCAAGGTGCAGATTTTATACCAGTTGCCGAATGGGAGTTATCTGACTGGAAAACGGCACAAATTCACCTTGTACCGCAGTTACGAACACTGGAAATTAGACAAAAACTACTTGAATCAATCGCACGGTTAAATACATTTGAAATTAGCGAGTACTTACCTATCCCAGAAAAACACGTATCGATCGATAGTACCGTTGCAGCGTGTTTGTTACCTCTATGGGAGGAATCGCAATCAATGCAATCTCTAATAGCACGTTGGCAGCAATTACGTCCTGTGAATTTGGCAACACTTGAGCCATTCGGTGAAAATGAGGCTTTGGATGTACTGAGTAACGCGCTAATTGGTTTGGAAAGTCGTGGTTATATTCTTGTAGAACGGTAGTGTGGTAATTGTCATAGGCGATCGCATGAGATTGTGTGTTGTGGAATCGCGATTGATATGGCAGGAGGCAGAGGAGGATAACCTTTGTCTTGAAAACTCCCCATATTCACTCTGCACTCCAATCTACCAGTAAATACGATCTGATTCCATCAAACCGAGCGCGCGGTAATTAGTACTGATACGACCTGAGTAAATCGGTTGACGTTGACTAACTCTTTTAAATTGTAGACTGTTGTGGTAAGAATCTTCGCGCCAAAGCTTGTAGGCTTTTACTGCTTGTTCTTGCACAGTTGGCGGAATGATTTAGTTACATTTGATTGCATTAATTATGTGGGAAAAAGGTCATCGAGTGGAACAGTTTCACCATTAGCAATCTCTTGCCGGATTTTAGCAGCCAGTTGATCCCATTGTTGATCGGTTGTTGCTTCAAAGCGGGTTTTCCACGCTTGTTCATCTTCGAGTTCAGTAAGTAGCCGAGTTGCGATCACCAGAAAGTTGCTCATCTGATTCTGCGATCGCACGGCGAAGTAGTTCGGTCATGTTTCAATAGTAAGCAAAAGGTTGTAAAGAATATAAAGAATATACTGATTTAATTTTACCTAAGTTGTGTGGGTGGGTAGCTAATTGAGGCGATTGCGCTTTTATCCTTCACACTATGCGCTCGCGCTCTGGTTGCTATTAAGTGAAACTATAGGAGTAACTGTAGAATGCCTTATGTGGAACTGCCACAAGCATAGGCAAAGTTGGATTGAAGGTGAAGGTGAAGATGAACAAAAATGAGGTGATGCAACTTCTCAATAGCCATAACATAAATTATACAATTCACGTAGGAGTAAACGCAAATAACTGGTAGCAGAAAAAAACTATGCAATTAACTCTACACAGCTTGAAAGTAAGTGACGAGCAATTTGACCAAATTGCTCAAGCAAATCCTGAGTGGCAGTTTGAGCAAACAGCAGATGGAGAATTAATAATTGTGCCACCGACAGGAGGAACGTCAGGAAGAAAGAATTTGAACCTTGCAGGACATTCGCGGCTTGGGTAGAAAACAACTTGAATCTAGGCGAAGGTTTTGATTCTTCAACACTATAGCCCAAACAAGGAAATCTGTCTCGATTGCGAGGGATCGCAAATTCGGCAGCGTACCAGGAGACTGATCCTCAAGAGGATTACGTAGC
The sequence above is a segment of the Chroogloeocystis siderophila 5.2 s.c.1 genome. Coding sequences within it:
- a CDS encoding inorganic phosphate transporter translates to MLQLGLTALLAFYVAWNLGANDVANAMGTSVGSKAVTLRQALIIAGVLEFTGAVLFGHEVSETLATQIVNPELFAAEPQVLLIGMFSVLLAAGLWLQIATSRGFPVSSSHAVVGAIAGFSWVAAGVQAIDWSLIGTISLAWVVTPLVSGAIAALFYRVIKHSILDRQDSIQQLNEWIPWLSVTLLSVFGIIVLPKLSQPINTFFYEQLHWNIPKHDLPIGIGAIAAASLTIVSWRQLDQNIVRKSLSPTQNIVEKQLAKFQLLSACFVAFAHGSNDVGNAIAPLAAINYISLTGTVPINDMIIPLWILVLGGAGIVTGLAIWGKKVIGTIGEGIIPLQPSAGFCAELATATTILLASRFGIPVSTSHALVGGVVGIGLVQGNKSIQFNTVQGIVIAWLITVPAGALLGASIFAIARNF
- a CDS encoding ABC transporter permease; its protein translation is MQLMRIGFIITLIFVLIAILAPVFQAWGWIQNPLESLNNPSHVPPSAQYWFGTNREGYDVFSRTLYGTQVALQVVVLATVLSLVIGVPLGLVSGYLGGSLDRVLLFLMDTIYTLPGLLLSITLAFVVGRGILNAAIAISISYIPQYYRVVRNHTVSVKTELFVEAAQAMGASTWRVISRYLFLNVIQSVPVLFTLNAADAILTLGSLGFLGQGLPPRVPEWGHDLRQALQALPTGIWWTAFFPGMALTLLVVGLSLLGEGLSEFINPRWRKQR
- the trxB gene encoding thioredoxin-disulfide reductase, producing MTNPTVENLVIIGSGPAGYTAAIYAARANLKPIVFEGFQAGGLPGGQLMTTTEVENFPGFPEGITGPNLMDRMKAQAERWGAELYTEDVTYVDLSQRPFTVRSEEREFKTHSVIIATGATAKRLGLPCEGKFWSRGISACAICDGATPIFHGAELAVVGGGDSAAEESIYLTKYGSQVHMLVRSDKMRASKAMQDRVLSNPKIQVHWNTEPIDVFGNDNHMEGVKVRNTQTGEESKIHAKGLFYAIGHKPNTSLFQGQIELDDIGYVVTKPGSPETSVEGVFAAGDVQDHEYRQAVTAAGSGCMAAMLAERWLSSNGLIQEFHQAGENLHLDNELVHEAVKTEQNGEFDVSATRHEGGYALRKLFHESDRLIIVKYVAPGCGPCHTLKPILNKVVDEFDGKIHFVEIDIDKEREIAETAGVTGTPTIQLFKNQELLMEVKGIKQKSYYRQLIEANL
- a CDS encoding Uma2 family endonuclease, with protein sequence MTAITLNLHSVVDLTDEQFYQLCQTNPDLKLERTATGEIVMTPPTGWGTGKKNTQLIKQLAIWAERKQTGVAFDSSTGFELPNEAIRSPDAAWVKQERIDVLNPDPDKFLPLASDFVVELMSASDNIEATQAKMQEYCDNGVRLAWLIDPKNQCVEIYRQGQPVELLNSPVSLSGEDVLPGFVLDLQNIL
- a CDS encoding class I SAM-dependent methyltransferase is translated as MNQVLTEISEKIRQQFDTGPYPRIPLEKSPKNDAIALYIHSLVNAYYLRNQKVISTEDKLILDAGCGSGYKSLILAEANPGAKIVGVDISANSIELAKQRLQYHGFDNAQFHLCGIEDLPSLGLQFDYINCDDVLYLLSEPAVGLQAMKSVLKPDGIIRANLHSSLQRTYYYRAQEVFKMMGLMDDNPEDLEIDLVRDTMNALKDQVKLKAYTWSSALEADPERILMNLLFQGDKGYTIPETFAAIHKAELEFISMVNWRQWNLMELFKEPDDLPVFLAMSLPEISIEEQLTLFELLHPVHRLLDFWCGHPQQGADFIPVAEWELSDWKTAQIHLVPQLRTLEIRQKLLESIARLNTFEISEYLPIPEKHVSIDSTVAACLLPLWEESQSMQSLIARWQQLRPVNLATLEPFGENEALDVLSNALIGLESRGYILVER
- a CDS encoding Uma2 family endonuclease gives rise to the protein MQLTLHSLKVSDEQFDQIAQANPEWQFEQTADGELIIVPPTGGTSGRKNLNLAGHSRLG